The Arachis ipaensis cultivar K30076 chromosome B10, Araip1.1, whole genome shotgun sequence DNA window GGCCAAGAGTGGCCGCTGTTACCGCACCATTCAATATCCTGATTCGGTTCCTTCTCATACTTTCCCTCTTTTAATTTTCGTTATGAAAATACTGGAAGTCATAGCTTAATGAATTCAAGCACATGATTTGTAATCAAATCTATGAATCTTGAAGGGGATCCAAAAGAAAAAGGAGATCAGAACATGCATAGCTGAGCTTTTTCAGTGTTTTATTGTGCATTTGCCGTTGGCAGACGGCAGTTGTGTTACTTTGTCAAGAAGACTGATTTTCTAATGTGATTTTTCCATGCATAATGCTGTGTAGCAAGTAAACAGGATGGAGATAACGCCGGATAAGCGATACCTGGCTGCAGCTGGTAATCCTCACATTCGACTGTTTGATGTTAATTCAAATAGCCCTCAACCGGTTTGTCTTTTCTACTGATAAACTTACTTCAGAAGTTTCATCTCATATATGGTTACAAATAGTAATCTCCCTGATTGTGTCGCAGGTGATGAGCTATGATTCGCATACCAATAATGTAATGGCAGTTGGGTTCCAATGTGATGGTAATTGGATGTATTCTGGTTCAGAGGATGGCACAGTCAAGATCTGGGATTTGAGGTGAAGTAGATATCATAATGCATAATAATGTTGTATGATTTACACCCTTGAATTTCTTCCATTAATTAGTATGTGCTTATTTTTATTTGATGACCTATGCAGGGCACCGGGTTGTCAAAGGGAATATGAAAGCCGTGCAGCTGTAAACACTGTAGTATTGCACCCAAATCAGGTATGTTCCTTTGTTTTTCTgtggttttattaatttatttctatCTAATGATTAtatcaataattaaaaatttaaactagTATGAACAAGTTAGAAGAGAGAGATAGGGACCAATAACAATAAGTGCTTTAGTGAATCATGTCATTATAATAACTAGGGCTGAATAGGTCTAGCAAtcttttgttttaatttgtttAGCTACTTGGCACTATATGCATTTTATTTTACTAGTAGTTTATTGACTGAGTTTCAGATCTGATTTCTGATTTCTTGACTCAATATCAACTATCAAGCAGATTTTTATGTTTCATTATGTTCCAATTAAATCATGTGGCACCGATACATCAATCTGTATTCTTTATGTTCTTCCTCTGTGGATCTCATGAATTTTGTATGTTTGATCCAACAGACTGAACTAATATCCGGTGATCAAAATGGCAATATTCGTGTTTGGGATTTGACAGCAAATTCATGCAGTTGTGAATTGGTATGAGTTATAAACTCTTCTTTTGTATATGTCATATGACTGCAGAATCAAGATTTTAAGTGCTTGCTATCTGAGGGTGAAAAAATGTAGCCTTGCCATAGTAACTCTAGCATAAAGCTTCGAAACATGTTATATGTTCCATCTCTTTAATCTCCCATCTGCAGCCTAATATACACTCAATTTGCATGAGTGGTCATGGTACTGAGTGAGCCTTGTTGTTAGTCATTCGCTTCAGAGAAGTCATTGCACAATCCTTTAATGATTTGATTGACCGTCTTTAGACTTGGCACATTGCATTATATCCTCTCTCTTTTGGTCTTTCTCTCACCCTtagatttaaaaataataataaaaaaacaagCGGCTTAAATATCATTTCAATATTGGAGGAAATGTAGGTGCCAGAGGTGGATACAGCTGTTCGCTCTTTGACAGTAATGTGGGATGGGAGCTTGGTAGTTGCAGCAAATAATAATGGAACTTGTTATGTGTGGCGCCTCTTGCGAGGAACTCAGGTTTCACCTTCATAAATTATTTGCAATATAATACCCTCATATCAAACTTTGGTTATCTGTCTTGATCGATTGTGCATTTTTGCAGACAATGACAAACTTTGAGCCTCTTCATAAGCTGCAAGCACACAAGGGCTATTACATTCTCAAGTGTCTTTTATCACCGGAATTCTCTGAACCTCACAGGTttcaatttttcctttttttattttcttgggACCTTGTTGAGTTTTTAAACAAGCCCCCTGTATAAGAATTATCTGTGTATATTCAACATTTATAACTGATCATCAAAATTTTATCccattttatatatgtatattttaaaattaaaattcgaatGCATTACAAAATATTCAAGTGTAATTTCAATATATTTTATCCATTTTATAAATGTaccatataataatataataagatAGATTAGATTAGATACACATCCCGCGCATCGCGCGGGGTCCACACTAGTTTCTTCTTATGTAAGATGCTTCATATATCTTTGTAGGTATTTGGCAACTGCATCTTCTGATCATACTGTTAAAATATGGAATGTTGAAGGTTTTACGTTGGAGAAAACATTAGTTGGTAATGCATGAAGTTCTTTGACAAATCTATTGATTTCTCACTTCCTACTACTTTCCTCAAAAGTCAAAACATCATTTTCCCTAAGTAAGTTTGCCTTCATTTCCCAGGTCATCAGCGCTGGGTGTGGGATTGTGTCTTCTCTGTAGATGGTGCCTACCTTATAACAGGTACAAACtaaatcatattttaaaatatagGGGGGTTTATCGGGTTTAAT harbors:
- the LOC107623295 gene encoding protein LST8 homolog (The sequence of the model RefSeq protein was modified relative to this genomic sequence to represent the inferred CDS: added 28 bases not found in genome assembly), which gives rise to MSQPTVILATASYDHTIRFWEAKSGRCYRTIQYPDSQVNRMEITPDKRYLAAAGNPHIRLFDVNSNSPQPVMSYDSHTNNVMAVGFQCDGNWMYSGSEDGTVKIWDLRAPGCQREYESRAAVNTVVLHPNQTELISGDQNGNIRVWDLTANSCSCELVPEVDTAVRSLTVMWDGSLVVAANNNGTCYVWRLLRGTQTMTNFEPLHKLQAHKGYYILKCLLSPEFSEPHRYLATASSDHTVKIWNVEGFTLEKTLVGHQRWVWDCVFSVDGAYLITASSDTTARLWNMSSGEDIRVYQGHHKATICCALHDGAEATPS